A stretch of the Lolium perenne isolate Kyuss_39 chromosome 3, Kyuss_2.0, whole genome shotgun sequence genome encodes the following:
- the LOC127343638 gene encoding hexokinase-9 codes for MRKAAALAAAAVVAAAATIAVRQRLREAKRWARAAAVLWDLQERCAAPAARLQQVSAAMEVEMRAGLASEDGSKLKMLVTYVDSLPSGDEKGLFYALDLGGTNFRVLRVQLGGKERRIIKQESVGVSIPQHLMSRSSHELFDFIAAALAKFVATEGEDCHVPEGTERELGFTFSFPVKQTSISSGTLIKWTKSFSIDEMVGKDIVFELNEAIKRQGLVMKVLTLVNDTVGTLAAGRYVDNDTMVAIILGTGTNAAYIEHAHAIPKWHAPTLKSGDMVINMEWGNFKSAHLPLTEYDQALDAESLNPGEQIYEKLTSGMYMGEIVRRILLRMAQEAALFGDNIPPKLEIPYILKTFHMLIMHHDTSPDLKTVGVKLNEILEIKSSSRKTRKLVVDVCEVVARRGARLAAAGIHGILKKLGRVTDSPDKRRTVIAVDGGVYKYYTFFGQCMESTLTEMLGEEVASSVVIKPVDDGSGIGAALLAASYSQHLQLIL; via the exons ATGCGGAAGGCGGCGGCGttagcagcggcggcggtggtcgcAGCCGCAGCTACCATCGCTGTGCGGCAGAGGTTGCGGGAGGCGAAGCGGTGGGCGCGCGCGGCCGCCGTGTTGTGGGACCTACAGGAGCGGTgcgcggcgccggcggcgaggcTGCAGCAGGTGTCGGCCGcgatggaggtggagatgcgCGCGGGGCTCGCCTCCGAGGATGGGAGCAAGCTCAAGATGCTCGTCACCTACGTTGACTCCCTCCCCTCCGG ggACGAGAAAGGGCTGTTTTATGCACTCGACCTCGGAGGGACAAACTTTCGTGTTTTACGAGTTCAATTAGGGGGCAAGGAACGACGAATTATCAAGCAAGAGTCTGTAGGGGTATCCATTCCACAGCATTTAATGTCCAGGAGTTCGCAC gaactattTGATTTTATCGCAGCTGCTTTAGCAAAGTTTGTTGCCACCGAGGGTGAAGACTGTCATGTTCCAGAGGGCACCGAGAGAGAACTCGGTTTCACATTCTCCTTTCCAGTGAAGCAAACATCAATTTCATCTGGCACTCTTATCAAGTGGACGAAGAGTTTTTCAATTGATGAAATG GTTGGCAAAGATATTGTGTTTGAACTAAACGAGGCTATAAAACGTCAAGGACTTGTTATGAAAGTCTTAACATTG GTGAATGATACAGTCGGGACACTGGCTGCTGGGAGATATGTGGATAATGATACTATGGTTGCTATTATACTGGGAACTGGTACTAATGCAGCATACATAGAGCATGCACATGCAATTCCTAAATGGCATGCCCCCACGCTTAAGTCTGGAGATATG GTAATAAACATGGAGTGGGGAAACTTTAAGTCTGCACATCTTCCACTCACTGAATATGATCAAGCTTTGGATGCAGAAAGTCTGAATCCTGGAGAACAG ATTTACGAGAAGTTGACTTCCGGTATGTATATGGGGGAAATTGTCCGTAGAATCTTGTTACGGATGGCCCAGGAAGCTGCTCTTTTTGGTGACAATATACCTCCAAAACTTGAGATACCATACATTTTAAA GACATTTCACATGCTGATAATGCATCATGATACATCACCTGATCTCAAAACAGTTGGAGTCAAACTAAATGAAATCTTGGAG ATCAAAAGTAGCTCAAGGAAAACAAGAAAACTGGTTGTGGATGTTTGCGAGGTTGTTGCCAGGCGTGGCGCACGACTTGCTGCTGCCGGGATACACGGCATCCTCAAAAAGCTTGGCCGGGTTACCGACAGCCCCGACAAGCGAAGGACAGTGATTGCTGTGGACGGCGGAGTCTACAAGTACTATACTTTCTTTGGCCAGTGCATGGAGAGCACTCTGACGGAAATGCTTGGGGAGGAGGTGGCATCCTCAGTTGTAATTAAGCCCGTTGATGACGGCTCAGGCATTGGGGCTGCTCTCTTGGCAGCATCCTATTCTCAGCACCTCCAATTAATCTTATAG
- the LOC127343639 gene encoding senescence/dehydration-associated protein At4g35985, chloroplastic has translation MGCCGTMSSSSRPKGIREETLLRVPGASVHLMTAGSEGPLELGRGELSIVRIVKDDMAVVATVVRVGRDLGWPLARDEPVIKLDRLHYLFTLPDMDGALLNYGVSFDSKAADATLLASLDALLKSTSCFSTPSAPSRSSSKPSPSSPDRYWNDFAPKVESYNGVLAKAIGAGTGHLVKGIFMCSDVYANQVQRGANLISPQAAGSASKRFDGSGGADQNNKAAVKRGAVSKSLKRVRELSEMSEKMSKSMLDTVLSVTGSMAAPLLRSNQGKAFQSSVPGEVILATLDAINKVMDTVEAAERNTIAATSNVVSGAVSKKFGDSAGEATGDAFATVGHTVGTAWNLFKIRKAVTPSSSVPGNMVKNAVRNRK, from the exons ATGGGTTGCTGCGGTACCATGTCCTCGTCGTCGAGGCCGAAGGGCATCAGGGAGGAGACGCTGCTCCGCGTCCCGGGCGCGTCGGTGCACCTCATGACAGCCGGCTCCGAGGGGCCCCTCGAGCTCGGCCGTGGCGAACTCTCCATCGTGAGGATCGTCAAGGACGACATGGCTGTGGTAGCCACAGTGGTGCGCGTCGGCCGAGACCTTGGCTGGCCGCTGGCGAGAGACGAGCCGGTGATCAAGCTCGACCGGCTGCACTACCTCTTCACGCTTCCTGACATGGACGGCGCGCTCCTCAACTACGGCGTCTCCTTCGACTCTAAGGCTGCTGACGCCACCCTGCTGGCGTCCCTGGACGCGCTCCTCAAGTCCACCTCCTGCTTCTCCACGCCTTCAGCACCTTCGAGGAGCTCGTCGaagccgtcgccgtcgtcgccagaCAGGTACTGGAACGACTTTGCACCAAAGGTAGAGAGCTACAACGGCGTGCTAGCCAAGGCGATCGGCGCCGGCACCGGTCACCTTGTCAAGGGCATCTTCATGTGCAGCGACGTCTATGCCAACCAG GTTCAACGGGGAGCCAATCTGATTAGCCCTCAAGCTGCCGGCAGCGCGAGCAAACGATTCGACGGCTCCGGTGGAGCTGACCAGAACAACAAGGCAGCTGTGAAGCGTGGAGCTGTCAGTAAGAGCCTCAAGAG GGTGAGGGAACTATCAGAGATGTCCGAGAAAATGAGCAAGTCGATGCTCGACACGGTCCTCTCGGTGACGGGGTCCATGGCCGCACCGCTGCTCCGTTCCAACCAAGGGAAAGCCTTTCAGTCCTCCGTCCCAGGAGAGGTCATCCTGGCCACTCTTGACGCCATCA ATAAAGTCATGGACACGGTAGAGGCTGCCGAGAGGAACACAATTGCTGCAACCTCCAACGTCGTTTCTGGTGCAGTGTCCAAGAA GTTTGGGGATAGCGCGGGGGAGGCGACCGGGGACGCGTTCGCGACGGTCGGACACACCGTGGGGACTGCGTGGAACCTCTTCAAGATACGGAAGGCCGTCACCCCGTCGTCCTCCGTTCCGGGGAACATGGTCAAGAACGCCGTCAGGAACAGAAAGTGA
- the LOC127343640 gene encoding small ribosomal subunit protein eS24z yields MADSKPKVLPAITLRTRKFMTNRLLSRKQFVLEVIHPGRANVPKTELKDKLAKMYDVKEPNCIVVFKFRTHFGGGKSTGFGLIYDSVDAAKKFEPKYRLIRNGLATKAGKSRKQIKERKNRSKKIRGVKKTKADAAGKKK; encoded by the exons ATGGCGGACTCGAAGCCGAAGGTTCTCCCGGCGATCACCCTCCGCACCCGCAAGTTCATGACCAACCGCCTCCTCTCCCGCAAGCAATTC GTGCTCGAGGTGATCCACCCCGGCAGGGCCAACGTCCCCAAG ACGGAGCTGAAGGATAAACTGGCCAAGATGTACGACGTGAAGGAACCCAACTGCATCGTCGTGTTCAAGTTCCGCACACACTTCGGAGGTGGAAAATCCACCGGATTCGGGCTCATCTACGATAGCGTCGACGCTGCCAAGAAGTTTGAACCCAAATATCGCCTGATCAGG AATGGTCTTGCTACCAAGGCTGGAAAGTCTCGCAAACAAATTAAGGAGCGTAAGAACAGATCTAAGAAGATCCGTGGTGTCAAGAAG ACCAAAGCTGATGCTGCCGGGAAAAAGAAGTAA